The sequence TTGACAATCCTTCAACCTTAGTAAAAATAATTCCAGTAAAAAGAGACGACTTAAACCACATGAACAGGTTGTTTCCTGGTTATTTTttgggtcccgtcactgtggaagacctcctgcattgtccctgtacccaagaaaggacgccctactgagctcaacgaccaccgaccggtcgctcttacctcccacgtaatgaagaccctagagcgactggtcctggagctcatgcgtccacaggtgcagggtgttatgaaccctctccagtttgcctatcaggccaaggttggggttgacgacgctgtcttgtacctcctccaccgcatactctcctacctggacgccgggggctgtgccgtcagagtgctcttcttcgacttttcgagtgccttcaacaccatccagccccggctcctgcaggataaactgccctccatggctgtggacccctacctcgttagctggattacggactacctaacgtaGTAAAAACAATTCCAGTAAAAAGAGaagacttaaaccacatcaatAGATTGTTTCCtggttattttatttctatgaaCAAAGTCCATAGAAATAAAGTCATAACTTCACTCCCTCAATGTCTGAGGAACTTTTATTTGACTCCAGAATTCTGATCTAGCCAGTTGTAATCCTTTTACTAATGTAATTAAGTCTGTTTCTTCTAGACTTTCCGACTTTTCACAAACTTTTTGTTGGAAATAAGTGAAAATTATTTGTAATCCATTACAAGTGCGAGTATCAAAATCATTGAAATGAGTGTTACTGTGGACACATCCTGTACCTATACTGGTCATCAGGTATTCAGTAATCTGACCGATACCAGTGGTGAAATGTTAATCCTTGAAGAATGAGCAGTTTCCTGCTTTCAGGACTTGTTCGAATTGAGTTTATGAATTCTTCATTACTGTGCTGCGATCCAGATTTGTCCgtatattttaaaacttcatGCTACAATAAGGAGGAAAAACGTGTCTGTTTGTCAGCCTTGTGTGGCTCTGAAAAGAGCCGTTGTGTTGCAGCTTGTGGGCTCCAGCAGTTCACTTCTTGGCAGCCTTCTCGGTCTTCTTGGGCAGCAGGACGGCCTGGATGTTGGGCAGCACGCCGCCCTGAGCGATGGTCACCCCGCCCAGCAGCTTGTTGAGCTCCTCGTCGTTGCGGACAGCCAGCTGCAGGTGACGGGGGATGATCCGAGTCTTCTTGTTGTCACGGGCAGCGTTTCCAGCCAGCTCCAGGATCTCAGCGGTCAGGTACTCCAGCACAGCCGCCAGGTAGACGGGGGCGCCGGCACCGACGCGCTGCGCATAGTTCCCTTTACGCAGCAGCCGGTGAACACGGCCGACCGGGAACTGGAGCCCGGCACGAGAGGAGCGGGTCTTGGCCTTAGCTCTGGCTTTACCGCCGGTTTTACCACGTCCGCTCATGTTCGACTGGTTTCTCTAGAGATGTAGCTCACAGAAAATGGGACTCACACCGCCCCCACCTTCACTTATATCGAGCAGAGCGCGCCACTCTCCCCGCCGGACCAACCAGAAAGAGGCTGACGGGAGCTGGTCAGACGGGAGGTTCCAGCTCTACTCGGCTCCAATGAGCTGCGGGCTGTGTGACGCTCCACTGGGCGGAGCTGAGCTCCAGGAGGAGCCCCCCACCAACCAGTGGTCGCCCTCGGACGCTTTAAGAGCAGCGGCTCTCCTGTCTCTGCAGCATTCTTGTGTTCCTGTGGAGACAAGCAAGAAACGATGGCGAGAACCAAGCAGACCGCTCGTAAGTCTACTGGAGGCAAAGCCCCCAGAAAGCAGCTGGCCACCAAAGCAGCTCGGAAGAGCGCTCCGGCCACCGGCGGCGTGAAGAAGCCTCACCGTTACAGGCCCGGTACCGTGGCTCTGAGAGAGATCCGTCGCTACCAGAAGTCGACCGAGCTGCTGATCCGGAAGCTGCCCTTCCAGCGTCTGGTGAGAGAGATCGCTCAGGACTTCAAGACCGACCTGCGCTTCCAGAGCTCCGCTGTCATGGCTCTGCAGGAGGCCAGCGAGGCTTACCTGGTGGGCCTGTTCGAGGACACCAACCTGTGCGCCATCCACGCCAAGAGGGTGACCATCATGCCCAAAGACATCCAGCTGGCCCGCCGCATCCGCGGGGAGAGGGCTTagactgacgtcacagcccCGCAGACACCCCAACGGCTCTTTTCAGAGCCTCTTCATCCACTGATCAGAGCTTCTCCTGTGTTCAGCAGATATAAGTTAACCATTTACATGTTACATGAATGTAGGTGTTTGATTCTAGGATTCAATTGTTAAAATGACGGAGCTTGCTACAGCTTTGATGGCATTATGATCACCTttggatcagaaaatatttaaatactagGTTGGACTGTGTAAAACTTAATGTCACATTTTAGGAAAAGTACCTTGTGGAGTTCCACGAGGTCCAGTGTTGGACCAAAGTATTCAAATAAAGCCTTAATAAGTAAATTGACATGTGAGCCTGGGATTGTAGCTCAGTGACATTCTTCACATGTATGCTGCTCTGGGTTCAATGCCCAccatctgcagccctacggggGCACAAGCCTGTCACCTGtgggccggtcccaagcctggataaatgcagagttGCTGCAGGAATGGCATCACACATAAAAACTTCGCCAAACAAACATGAGCATTCACCTAAATGAATAATGGACgacacgctgtggtgaccccaGCAGGATCAGACCAGAGTTTTATTCAGTAAGTTGACATTTATTACATTGATGGATgatacaaattaattttgttcagaGCCACTAAAGATTCAGACTTGAAGAGATTGTTAACAGACACAAAAGGAGTCCATCAGGTTAAAAGAATTCTAGCcataattgttaaaaaaaaattgtaaaatggtGTTTGGTGGATTCAGGGCAAATCGCAAAATTCAACTAGTACTAAAGGGAGTTTAAATTgcaagaataaattaaattcttggGAGTAATTGTAAATCATAAATTCAGTTGGAAATTCTGTAAAAGTATTGGTGTTGTGTGTAactttaattcattaaattgttttttcaaCATGAGCAAAGTTTTTGAACAAGTGTACATATTGTATTACTAACTTGTAacccgaagtcgcgacccatcactccgcctccccCAGTCATGTGTGGTTATTAATCATGTGTGATTAACTGCATGCcagcaggcccctagtgtgtgttgtgtttataggggcctgtatacagtgtttgtgctactaacacatatatatgtacgtGCATGTACAACAAGGAGTGTAAAAGATCATTTCCCCGTTTGTGTGGACAATCAAGTGTGTTTAATCTTTAACACCGTATGTCATTGTGTTGAGGTTGGgggagaaacacacagaaagcttCAAATTATGAAGgcattgataaaaatgtttttggtgtcTTAGTTTTAGATATTGTATActtaaaaacattggaaaacTCTTCTGAATACAGAATAAAACACTAGTAACTTATGATCAGAAACTAAAACAGAGGTTCCAAACTAAGACCGGTTGGCCTGTCTCTACATTTGGCATAGTCCCTGAGCAGTACCAGGAATGTTCTATCCATTACTCTGTAGCCATTTATTGGACAGATGATAAAGGAAACAGCGTGGATCGGTTTCACCTGGGGGGGGTCTCGCCAGATCTGGACTAGTCAAACTAGTCCAGGTCTAGCTGGACAAGTTCCCGCTAGTTTGGACATGGGCAACTAGTCTGATCAGGGTCTTAGTGTAACCATGTGTTCCTAATTTTGACAGTTGAATGCACACATAACGTTTTGTACTAATAATTTATAGACAGAACTGGACTCTTTTTGAACAGTGCTGGTCCTGAAAAGGACCTTTGGTTGATGACGTCACTAGCGGTCTAGCCCCCGAAGCCGTACAGGGTGCGTCCCTGCCTCTTCAGAGCATACACCACATCCATGGCGGTGACGGTCTTTCTCTTGGCGTGCTCGGTGTACGTGACGGCATCACGGATCACGTTCTCCAGGAACACCTTCAACACACCGCGGGTCTCCTCGTAGATCAGACCGGAGATCCGCTTCACTCCACCACGGCGAGCCAGGCGGCGGATAGCGGGCTTGGTGATTCCCTGGATGTTATCACGGAGAACTTTCCGGTGACGCTTGGCGCCTCCTTTCCCGAGtccttttcctccctttcctcttccaCTCATCTTCAGATCTCAAGTTCTGGACTGAATGAGGAGCTGTTGGTTCTCACAGAGTAATATGTCTCCTCTGCGGACGTGATAGAGGACAGAGGCGGGGCTCCTTCTCTCCTGACCGGAACCACAAGGTCGTCAATAGGGTGGAGAAAATAGAGCAACAACTGAACTGGTCTCCGTAAAACAGTCCCTGAAGTAGTGCGAACTGCACATGAGTGCACAAGTCCATCACGACCTGGAAACAGTTCCTCAACTCTTCCGAGTTTCCAGGACTGCCTTGGTGTGTTATCCTCCCCGATGAGAATAACATCCCCCACATTCAGCTGGGAAGGCTGTGGCGTCTCGCAGCGATGAGCTGATTTTAAATCCAACAGGTATTCCTTTCGCCAGCTGTTCCAGAAGCTGGTCGTGAGTCTTTGTCTGTACTTCCATCTCCGAGTCATCTCCTCCTTGTTCACTGATGGATGGTGTGGATCCGCCGGAAATGATTTTGTAGGAAGGCTAGTGAGTCTCTGGCCCACTAGGAAGTGAGCAGGTGTCAGCGGCTGTGGTTCATTTACCTCATTGTGCACATAGGTTATTGGCCTTGAGTTTATCACTGCTTCAGCTTCCGTCAGAATGGTGCACATTTCTTCAAAATTGAGATTAGCTCTCCCAAGTACCTTTCTTAGGATAACTTTAACAGACTGCACAAGTCTCTCCCAAAATCCTCCCCACCATGCCGCTCTCTCAGCTATGAAACGCCAGGTGATGCCCCTTTCTGAGAAAAACTCTAACAACTGTGGATTCTTGATGCTTTCCCATAATTCCTTTAAGTCCTTGTCAGCTCTTTTGAATGTTCTTGCGTTGTCAGAGTAGATCACCTTGCATAATCCTCTCCTTGAGGTGAATCTTTTCAAGGCCAA is a genomic window of Antennarius striatus isolate MH-2024 chromosome 2, ASM4005453v1, whole genome shotgun sequence containing:
- the LOC137603281 gene encoding histone H2A, with amino-acid sequence MSGRGKTGGKARAKAKTRSSRAGLQFPVGRVHRLLRKGNYAQRVGAGAPVYLAAVLEYLTAEILELAGNAARDNKKTRIIPRHLQLAVRNDEELNKLLGGVTIAQGGVLPNIQAVLLPKKTEKAAKK
- the LOC137612122 gene encoding histone H3; the protein is MARTKQTARKSTGGKAPRKQLATKAARKSAPATGGVKKPHRYRPGTVALREIRRYQKSTELLIRKLPFQRLVREIAQDFKTDLRFQSSAVMALQEASEAYLVGLFEDTNLCAIHAKRVTIMPKDIQLARRIRGERA
- the LOC137613874 gene encoding histone H4 yields the protein MSGRGKGGKGLGKGGAKRHRKVLRDNIQGITKPAIRRLARRGGVKRISGLIYEETRGVLKVFLENVIRDAVTYTEHAKRKTVTAMDVVYALKRQGRTLYGFGG